One genomic window of Helicobacter canis includes the following:
- a CDS encoding peptidylprolyl isomerase, producing the protein MEELKTFTPTQEELESSAFATIETNKGAIVVRLFGESAPQAVSNFASLAKSGFYNGLTFHRVIAGFVAQGGCPRGDGTGGPGYRIACELKGNPHRHKRGALSMAHAGRDTGGSQFFLCFVDLPHLDGEHTVFGQIEDEQSLAVLDSLRQDDTITTICISSSIG; encoded by the coding sequence ATGGAAGAGTTAAAAACTTTCACCCCCACACAAGAAGAGCTAGAATCTAGCGCGTTTGCCACGATAGAGACCAATAAGGGCGCGATTGTTGTGCGACTCTTTGGAGAGAGTGCGCCACAAGCAGTGAGCAATTTTGCCTCCCTTGCCAAAAGTGGATTCTACAATGGGCTTACATTCCACCGCGTGATCGCAGGCTTTGTCGCTCAAGGTGGCTGCCCTAGAGGTGATGGCACAGGCGGACCGGGGTATAGGATCGCTTGTGAGCTAAAGGGCAATCCACACCGCCACAAAAGAGGTGCACTCTCTATGGCACACGCAGGGCGCGATACAGGCGGGAGTCAATTTTTCCTATGTTTTGTGGATTTGCCACATTTAGATGGTGAGCACACGGTATTTGGGCAGATTGAAGATGAGCAGAGCCTAGCGGTGCTTGATAGCCTTAGACAAGATGATACGATCACAACTATCTGTATTTCTTCTAGCATAGGATAG
- a CDS encoding lysophospholipid acyltransferase family protein, producing MNWRRRLIEMSVPRIGWALVWILYATNRKAFFIDKSVYDDNTILAFWHGEILMLPMLYRKLRQHPNIYILSSNHFDGGLIAKMCECFGFESVRGSTGSGHKGGVRALMQLISGLKAGKDVGIAVDGPKGPYHHIADGVIMMAQKTGKRISVCRVAPSLRYEFGTWDRFSLPLPFGKICYYMGASFALDPSLSLEEAREVVKKQMQCIQGQE from the coding sequence ATGAATTGGAGACGCCGACTCATAGAAATGAGTGTCCCGCGCATAGGGTGGGCTTTGGTGTGGATTTTGTATGCTACAAATCGCAAGGCATTTTTCATCGATAAAAGCGTCTATGATGACAATACGATTCTAGCATTTTGGCACGGCGAGATTCTTATGCTTCCTATGCTCTACCGCAAGCTTCGCCAACACCCCAATATCTATATCTTATCAAGCAATCATTTTGATGGAGGGCTTATCGCTAAAATGTGCGAGTGCTTTGGCTTTGAGAGTGTGCGAGGTAGCACGGGATCTGGGCATAAGGGTGGAGTGCGCGCACTTATGCAGCTCATTTCTGGACTTAAGGCTGGCAAAGATGTGGGGATCGCCGTAGATGGACCAAAGGGTCCTTATCATCATATCGCTGATGGTGTCATTATGATGGCGCAAAAAACAGGGAAAAGAATCAGCGTATGCCGCGTGGCGCCAAGTTTGCGCTATGAATTTGGCACTTGGGATAGATTCTCCCTACCGCTACCTTTTGGCAAAATATGCTATTATATGGGTGCTAGCTTCGCGCTAGATCCAAGTCTTAGCCTAGAAGAAGCCAGAGAAGTGGTAAAAAAACAAATGCAGTGCATACAAGGGCAAGAGTAA
- a CDS encoding metallophosphoesterase: protein MKILAIIAVIFSFLLGSKLYIYWRLSRSSWVFSRYKKSLAATLLLVFICEVGFWILAKDLRFYDVGYNVLGLCVAITYCLFVACLCVDILWLCGKALSKMLKKVDSRNTQNLHKQADSTFLSSRDFRKEIAAIHGANLESAFSKVDSRDSKGCGDSRDSRHSKDSSGTHAIAQSLESHAPMPLSRRKSLKILHDLGVFGLFFLFFFTSRNNALHTPPVRNVAIPLPKLKQQKRIAMISDVHIGHILKAEFLERIVARINTLNADIVVIVGDLIDDDIRKISKEFGALQAIASKEGVFYVNGNHEYYHGIAPIMEFMRKSGVRVLDNESIELSGFNLAGVNDLAGLRFKEYEPNLERAKQDLNPSKPSILLAHQPKFARLYDVSEFDLVLSGHTHAGQVFPMSIFVWLDQHYIHGLYNHTKDTKLYVSSGAGFWGPSFRFLAPSEIVCIDLLPSESAHNTQIS from the coding sequence ATGAAGATTTTAGCCATTATCGCAGTGATTTTTAGCTTTTTGCTAGGGAGCAAGCTCTATATCTATTGGCGGTTATCGCGCTCTTCGTGGGTGTTTTCTAGATATAAAAAATCTCTTGCAGCCACACTTTTGCTAGTGTTTATCTGCGAGGTTGGATTCTGGATTTTGGCAAAGGATCTGCGCTTTTATGATGTGGGCTACAATGTTTTAGGACTTTGTGTAGCGATCACTTATTGCTTGTTTGTGGCGTGCTTGTGTGTGGATATATTGTGGCTTTGTGGCAAGGCATTATCTAAGATGCTAAAAAAAGTGGATTCTAGAAATACACAAAATCTACACAAGCAAGCCGACTCCACCTTTTTGTCATCGCGAGACTTCCGCAAGGAAATCGCGGCGATCCACGGCGCAAACCTAGAATCCGCTTTTTCAAAAGTGGATTCTAGAGACTCTAAGGGGTGTGGGGACTCTAGGGACTCTAGGCATTCTAAGGATTCTAGTGGCACTCACGCCATAGCCCAATCCCTAGAATCTCACGCGCCAATGCCACTCTCTCGGCGCAAGTCTCTAAAGATCTTGCACGATTTGGGCGTGTTTGGGCTGTTTTTTCTCTTTTTCTTCACAAGTCGCAATAATGCCCTGCACACGCCACCGGTGCGCAATGTAGCAATCCCACTTCCTAAGCTAAAACAGCAAAAACGCATAGCAATGATTAGCGATGTGCATATCGGGCATATCCTTAAAGCCGAGTTTTTAGAGCGTATTGTCGCTAGGATCAATACCCTAAATGCCGATATTGTGGTGATTGTGGGGGATTTGATTGATGATGATATAAGGAAAATTAGCAAGGAGTTTGGCGCATTGCAGGCAATTGCTAGCAAAGAAGGCGTGTTTTATGTCAATGGCAATCACGAATACTACCACGGCATCGCACCTATAATGGAATTTATGCGAAAAAGCGGGGTGCGCGTGCTAGATAATGAGTCCATCGAGCTAAGCGGCTTTAATCTCGCTGGGGTGAATGACCTAGCGGGCTTGCGCTTTAAAGAGTATGAGCCTAATTTAGAGCGTGCTAAGCAAGATCTTAACCCCAGCAAGCCTAGTATCTTGCTAGCCCATCAGCCTAAATTTGCTAGGCTCTATGATGTGAGTGAGTTTGACTTAGTGCTAAGTGGGCATACGCACGCGGGGCAGGTTTTCCCGATGTCGATTTTTGTCTGGCTAGATCAGCACTATATCCACGGACTCTATAACCACACAAAAGACACCAAGCTCTATGTCAGCTCGGGGGCGGGATTTTGGGGACCAAGCTTCCGCTTTTTAGCCCCTAGTGAGATTGTTTGTATTGATTTGTTGCCTAGTGAGAGTGCGCACAATACACAAATATCATAA